Proteins encoded in a region of the Methanofollis tationis genome:
- a CDS encoding methylated-DNA--[protein]-cysteine S-methyltransferase: MGVATGSCPFGLWHVHMVWSGDLVMQVRFLREPAEGPAHPAFRRYLAGDQDALAGLSSVATEGDSVYARIYRAVRAIPYGRTATYGEIAVAAGTVPRVVGNAMRANPTPLVVPCHRVVAKGGIGGFTPSIEVKRALLALEARRG; encoded by the coding sequence ATGGGCGTAGCGACCGGTAGTTGCCCGTTCGGGCTCTGGCACGTCCACATGGTCTGGAGCGGCGACCTCGTCATGCAGGTGCGCTTCCTGCGCGAACCGGCTGAAGGGCCGGCCCACCCCGCCTTCCGGCGCTATCTTGCCGGCGACCAGGACGCCCTTGCCGGGCTCTCGAGCGTTGCGACCGAGGGCGATTCTGTGTATGCACGCATCTACCGGGCCGTCCGGGCTATCCCGTACGGGCGGACGGCGACCTACGGCGAGATCGCCGTCGCCGCAGGGACCGTGCCGCGGGTCGTGGGCAATGCGATGCGCGCGAACCCGACGCCCCTCGTCGTCCCCTGCCACCGGGTGGTGGCAAAGGGCGGGATCGGCGGGTTCACCCCGTCGATTGAGGTGAAACGGGCCCTGCTCGCTCTGGAGGCCAGAAGGGGATGA
- a CDS encoding ketopantoate reductase family protein, whose translation MKVLILGAGAVGLCLAARLSPHCEVHAVCRKRHADAIAQRGFVMTGLWGEGTYRFPASEEVPEGEHFDYIFITAKSLATRSICEQFAGVIQGADTVSLQNGLGNEEIIAEYTDRVIGGTIITGFEWKGDAGVHVSVVGGPMKLGRFPDGADPAVDALVDLVGRAGIPVEASSHIRGDLWAKTLYNSALNPLGALMNVPYGKLLDPTVWGVIENVIREAYAVMAAEGVHVPWPTADDYLAFLRDVQIPSTAGHHASMLQDILHGNATEIDFMNGAIAARAEKHGLSAPYNDCITRLVHFRETLREP comes from the coding sequence ATGAAGGTGCTGATACTCGGTGCAGGAGCGGTCGGCCTCTGCCTTGCCGCCCGCCTGTCCCCCCATTGCGAGGTTCATGCTGTCTGCAGAAAGCGTCATGCCGATGCGATCGCACAGCGGGGCTTTGTGATGACCGGGCTCTGGGGCGAGGGGACGTATCGGTTCCCGGCGTCCGAAGAGGTGCCCGAGGGCGAACACTTCGACTATATCTTCATCACCGCAAAGTCTCTCGCCACCCGGTCGATCTGCGAGCAGTTCGCCGGGGTGATCCAGGGGGCCGATACGGTCAGCCTCCAGAACGGCCTGGGCAACGAGGAGATCATCGCCGAATATACCGACCGCGTCATCGGGGGCACGATCATCACCGGGTTTGAGTGGAAGGGCGACGCTGGCGTCCACGTCTCGGTGGTCGGCGGGCCGATGAAACTCGGCCGGTTCCCGGACGGCGCCGATCCAGCGGTGGACGCCCTCGTCGACCTCGTGGGGCGGGCAGGCATACCGGTGGAGGCGAGCAGCCATATCAGGGGCGATCTCTGGGCGAAGACCCTGTACAACTCGGCCTTAAACCCTCTCGGGGCCCTGATGAACGTCCCGTACGGCAAACTCCTCGACCCGACGGTCTGGGGCGTCATCGAGAACGTCATCCGCGAGGCGTATGCGGTGATGGCCGCGGAGGGTGTGCATGTCCCCTGGCCGACGGCCGATGACTATCTCGCCTTTCTCCGCGATGTCCAGATCCCGAGCACGGCCGGGCACCACGCCTCCATGCTCCAGGACATCCTGCACGGGAACGCCACCGAGATCGATTTCATGAACGGGGCGATCGCCGCCCGTGCGGAGAAACACGGCCTATCGGCACCGTACAACGACTGCATCACCCGCCTGGTGCATTTCCGCGAGACGCTCCGGGAGCCGTAG
- a CDS encoding nuclear transport factor 2 family protein — protein MFLSDKTREAVVRTMYAYAAAYNRKDADGVMELMAPEIIAIGTEQDEWAEGQEQMRASMERDFAQCDTLSIEYGDLRIAADGIIAWVAAPFEITAIAGGKMQALRGRMTVILMNTWDGWRFVQMHFSLPAADQEEGRSFPALE, from the coding sequence ATGTTTCTCAGCGACAAGACGCGGGAGGCCGTCGTCAGGACGATGTACGCCTACGCCGCCGCATACAACAGGAAGGACGCCGACGGCGTCATGGAACTGATGGCGCCCGAGATCATTGCGATCGGGACAGAGCAGGACGAGTGGGCCGAAGGGCAGGAGCAGATGCGGGCCAGTATGGAGCGGGACTTCGCCCAGTGCGACACCCTCTCGATCGAGTACGGCGACCTGCGCATCGCCGCCGACGGGATCATCGCCTGGGTGGCAGCGCCCTTCGAGATCACAGCGATCGCCGGCGGGAAGATGCAGGCGCTCCGCGGCCGCATGACCGTTATCCTGATGAACACCTGGGACGGCTGGCGCTTTGTCCAGATGCACTTCTCGCTCCCTGCCGCCGACCAGGAAGAGGGGCGGTCGTTCCCGGCGCTGGAGTGA
- a CDS encoding ATP-dependent DNA helicase, translating to MDRLEAWFPYPGFRPNQREMLEFAAETAREGGIAMIDAPTGSGKSSVVSALLAESNGRKVIVAVRTISQLSTFIRELALVRKVQPALTFSYLVGKGSMCPLGGEGDPYRRCEGVKAFSSSLMRERAQKGSLVPTEDRVINEQIRKMDREHPLLCPYFIKSRVFVRGEEESGLRMAPSQTLRTRADRVKKEAIAPEDLAGFCNGLCPYETMMQAARGADVLVCNFHHLFNDEIRDQLYASLDVEPRDVLLLIDEAHNCGDVVTGIQSVVLEDRTLEAAMTELSHLSRSMKDVNAVRQVLPNVAAFMEALQRSQKGEDWFDPEQFHRMAVRGTLYKGLEEIVGDLSKIAERVSEKNKSAGIYKESAVESLTEFMYRVYRAGSDMTFLPLYRSAEGHVELEVRNIDPGEKMQAIGKAHAACVLISGTLSPLSAYQKYYFGDLPVRTISLPNSFPRENRLVVCAKDVTTAYRMRQNKKNTDAIVGYIKTFARVRGNLAVYFPSYQILNTYAQACGIRINGKTVYTEPREAAEATAALQEFISLPERGKAGIIFAVCGGKWSEGLDYRGEMLQGAMVVGLPLAPYNSVRKMTIEYYVHKFGRDGEFISYTLPAINRALQALGRVLRTPEDTGVLVLAEERFLEPGVRIGLPPWMQDEAEICDLDRFSRLVMKWA from the coding sequence ATGGACCGTCTTGAAGCGTGGTTCCCGTACCCGGGCTTCCGCCCGAACCAGCGGGAGATGCTGGAATTCGCCGCAGAGACGGCGCGCGAAGGCGGGATCGCCATGATCGACGCCCCGACCGGCAGCGGGAAGTCGAGCGTGGTCTCGGCGCTGCTGGCGGAGAGCAACGGCAGAAAGGTGATCGTCGCCGTGCGGACGATCTCGCAGCTCTCGACCTTTATCAGGGAATTGGCGCTCGTGAGAAAGGTGCAGCCCGCCCTGACCTTCTCGTACCTCGTCGGGAAAGGCTCGATGTGCCCGCTCGGCGGGGAGGGCGATCCCTACCGGCGCTGCGAGGGCGTGAAGGCCTTCTCATCGTCGCTGATGCGGGAGCGGGCCCAGAAGGGTTCGCTCGTCCCGACCGAGGACCGGGTGATCAACGAGCAGATCAGGAAGATGGACCGGGAGCACCCCCTGCTCTGTCCCTATTTCATTAAGAGCCGGGTGTTTGTCCGGGGCGAGGAGGAGAGCGGCCTCAGGATGGCACCCTCGCAGACCCTCCGCACCAGGGCCGACCGGGTGAAGAAGGAGGCGATCGCACCCGAAGATCTCGCCGGGTTCTGCAACGGGCTCTGCCCGTACGAGACGATGATGCAGGCGGCGCGGGGGGCCGACGTCCTGGTCTGCAACTTCCACCACCTCTTCAACGACGAGATCCGCGACCAGCTCTATGCCTCCCTCGACGTGGAGCCCAGAGACGTCCTCCTCCTCATCGACGAGGCGCACAACTGCGGCGACGTCGTGACCGGCATCCAGAGCGTCGTCCTCGAAGACCGCACCCTCGAGGCGGCGATGACCGAACTCTCCCATCTCTCCAGGTCGATGAAGGACGTGAACGCCGTGCGGCAGGTGCTCCCGAACGTGGCCGCCTTCATGGAGGCCCTGCAGCGTTCCCAGAAAGGCGAGGACTGGTTCGACCCGGAGCAGTTCCACCGGATGGCGGTGCGGGGAACGCTCTACAAGGGGCTCGAAGAGATCGTGGGCGACCTCTCTAAGATCGCCGAGCGCGTCTCCGAGAAGAACAAGAGCGCCGGGATCTACAAGGAGAGTGCGGTCGAGAGCCTCACCGAGTTCATGTACCGCGTCTACCGGGCCGGCAGCGACATGACCTTCCTGCCCCTGTACCGTTCAGCCGAAGGGCATGTGGAACTCGAGGTCCGCAACATCGACCCCGGCGAGAAGATGCAGGCGATAGGCAAAGCACACGCCGCCTGTGTTCTGATCTCGGGGACGCTCTCGCCTCTCTCCGCCTACCAGAAATACTACTTCGGCGACCTCCCGGTCAGGACGATCTCCCTCCCGAACAGTTTCCCGCGGGAAAACCGTCTGGTCGTCTGCGCAAAAGACGTCACGACCGCCTACCGGATGCGCCAGAATAAGAAGAACACCGACGCGATCGTCGGCTATATCAAAACCTTCGCACGGGTGAGGGGGAATCTGGCTGTTTACTTCCCGTCGTACCAGATCCTCAACACCTACGCACAGGCCTGCGGGATCCGCATCAACGGAAAGACCGTCTACACCGAGCCCAGAGAGGCAGCCGAGGCGACCGCTGCCCTGCAGGAGTTCATCTCACTTCCAGAGCGGGGCAAAGCCGGGATCATCTTTGCGGTCTGCGGCGGGAAATGGAGCGAGGGGCTCGACTACCGCGGCGAGATGCTGCAGGGGGCGATGGTCGTCGGCCTCCCGCTCGCCCCGTACAACTCGGTCAGGAAGATGACGATCGAGTACTACGTCCACAAGTTCGGGCGCGACGGCGAGTTCATCTCGTACACCCTCCCGGCGATCAACCGCGCCCTCCAGGCCCTCGGACGGGTGCTGCGGACGCCCGAGGATACCGGGGTGCTCGTGCTCGCAGAGGAGCGGTTCCTCGAACCGGGGGTGCGGATCGGCCTGCCGCCCTGGATGCAGGACGAAGCCGAGATCTGCGACCTCGACCGCTTCTCCCGGCTGGTGATGAAATGGGCGTAG
- the purB gene encoding adenylosuccinate lyase, whose amino-acid sequence MAIHPIDYRYGTPEMKAVWGEENRFRCIVAAEVALAQAEAACGVIPADAAETIARCAGMATLARANEIEAEINHDMMAVVKAVTEVCGDAGRWIHFGATSNDILDTATGLQMKAAMDLIEAKLRALLAVLLRRAGETKHLVCVGRTHGQHGVPTTYGLRFAIWASEVGRHIERLGQMRPRVAVGQLTGAVGTQAALGAKGLEVQPAMMANLGLSPVDVSNQIISRDRYAEYIMFLANVATTLDKIGVEIRSLQRTEIAEVEEAFGKKQVGSSTMPHKRNPIKSEQVCGLARIVRAMVEPALQNNTLWDERDLTNSSCERVVFPEASVLADHILALMVKVLEGLTIREENVRKNLDLLHGVNLAESVMIELTKRGMGRQEAHEAVRVASMTALAEKRPIAGVLGEDLTVAAVLDGAEIAALLDPENYIGTAVEQVERVITKLAPLAA is encoded by the coding sequence ATGGCGATCCACCCGATAGACTACCGGTACGGCACTCCGGAGATGAAGGCCGTCTGGGGAGAAGAGAACCGGTTCAGGTGCATAGTGGCGGCAGAGGTCGCCCTTGCGCAGGCCGAGGCGGCGTGCGGCGTGATCCCGGCCGATGCCGCCGAGACGATCGCGCGGTGCGCCGGGATGGCCACCCTTGCGCGGGCGAACGAGATCGAGGCCGAGATCAACCACGATATGATGGCGGTCGTGAAGGCAGTCACCGAGGTCTGCGGCGACGCGGGGCGCTGGATCCATTTCGGCGCCACTTCGAACGATATCCTGGACACGGCGACCGGTCTCCAGATGAAGGCGGCGATGGACCTGATCGAGGCGAAACTCCGGGCCCTCCTCGCCGTCCTCCTCCGTCGGGCCGGGGAAACAAAACACCTCGTCTGCGTGGGGCGCACCCACGGGCAGCACGGCGTGCCCACGACATACGGGCTGCGGTTTGCGATCTGGGCGAGCGAGGTCGGCAGGCATATCGAGCGCCTCGGCCAGATGCGGCCGCGTGTGGCGGTCGGGCAGCTCACCGGCGCCGTCGGGACGCAGGCCGCCCTGGGGGCGAAGGGGCTTGAGGTCCAGCCTGCGATGATGGCGAATCTCGGCCTCTCTCCGGTCGATGTCTCGAACCAGATCATCTCCCGCGACCGCTATGCCGAGTATATCATGTTCCTCGCAAACGTGGCGACGACCCTCGACAAGATCGGGGTCGAGATCCGATCGCTCCAGCGGACCGAGATCGCCGAGGTCGAGGAGGCCTTCGGGAAAAAACAGGTCGGGTCGTCGACGATGCCGCACAAGAGGAACCCGATCAAGAGCGAGCAGGTCTGCGGGCTCGCCCGGATCGTCAGGGCGATGGTCGAGCCGGCGCTGCAGAACAACACCCTCTGGGACGAGCGCGACCTCACCAACTCTTCCTGCGAACGGGTGGTCTTCCCCGAGGCCTCGGTGCTCGCCGATCATATCCTCGCCCTGATGGTGAAGGTGCTGGAGGGGCTGACGATCCGCGAGGAGAACGTCAGGAAGAACCTGGACCTCCTCCACGGCGTCAACCTCGCCGAGTCGGTGATGATCGAGCTGACGAAGCGGGGCATGGGAAGGCAGGAGGCCCATGAGGCTGTCAGGGTCGCCAGCATGACCGCCCTCGCCGAGAAGCGGCCGATCGCCGGCGTGCTCGGGGAGGACCTGACGGTCGCCGCCGTCCTTGACGGTGCAGAGATCGCCGCTCTCCTCGACCCGGAGAATTATATCGGGACGGCGGTCGAGCAGGTCGAGCGGGTGATCACAAAACTTGCGCCGCTCGCGGCCTGA
- the gatC gene encoding Asp-tRNA(Asn)/Glu-tRNA(Gln) amidotransferase subunit GatC has protein sequence MVTESDVAHIAILADIGIGSDELAEFTGQFNAILEYFDLLDQVEESGRPAAVTTNIFRDDAVVPSLSLDAVLENAGESEAGYIRAPKVM, from the coding sequence ATGGTCACTGAATCAGACGTAGCACATATCGCAATACTTGCCGATATCGGGATCGGCAGCGACGAACTCGCCGAGTTTACCGGGCAGTTCAACGCCATCCTCGAATATTTCGATCTCCTTGATCAGGTCGAGGAGAGCGGGCGGCCCGCGGCGGTAACGACAAACATCTTCAGGGACGACGCCGTCGTCCCGTCCCTCTCTCTGGATGCCGTCCTCGAAAACGCCGGAGAGTCTGAGGCCGGTTATATCCGCGCCCCGAAGGTGATGTGA
- a CDS encoding mechanosensitive ion channel family protein: protein MAVGDFLQFFILCVATLAAWAASFFYPDVTLSRLALTLLVVTILYAVLRIVLQKGVSRTIKDAKTRYSFRKAVSVLYVVAVAVVAVRIWVDDPQSLLVAYGIIAAGVAISLQDFFKNFVGSILLFLSAAYVVGDRIAIDETTGDVIDIGLMNTTLMEIRGWVDGDQPTGRMAIVPNGHILTKTVMNYTRDYNFIWDEITVPITYTSDVPAAIELFLGIAREETRESAVQAEKEIAAAGGKYYLLQRVFEPTVFTALTDNWVSLTLRYVTAVGERRAVRDLISRRILAGIASSETIEVGSSTMTLSGSLSVENDRR, encoded by the coding sequence ATGGCGGTGGGCGACTTCCTTCAGTTCTTCATCCTCTGTGTGGCGACCCTTGCGGCGTGGGCGGCTTCCTTCTTCTACCCGGACGTCACCCTCTCGCGCCTCGCCCTCACCCTCCTCGTCGTCACGATCCTCTACGCCGTACTCAGGATCGTCCTCCAAAAAGGAGTGTCCCGGACGATAAAAGACGCAAAAACGCGGTATTCCTTCAGGAAAGCGGTCTCGGTCCTGTACGTCGTCGCCGTCGCCGTCGTCGCTGTGCGCATCTGGGTCGATGATCCGCAGAGTCTCCTTGTCGCCTACGGCATCATCGCTGCAGGCGTCGCCATCTCGCTCCAGGATTTTTTCAAGAACTTTGTCGGGAGCATCCTCCTCTTCCTCAGCGCTGCGTATGTGGTCGGGGACCGGATCGCCATCGACGAGACCACCGGCGACGTGATCGACATCGGCCTGATGAACACCACCCTGATGGAGATCAGGGGATGGGTCGACGGCGATCAGCCGACCGGACGGATGGCGATCGTCCCGAACGGGCATATCCTCACGAAAACGGTGATGAACTACACCCGGGACTATAACTTCATCTGGGACGAGATAACCGTCCCGATCACCTATACAAGCGATGTTCCCGCGGCGATCGAACTCTTCCTCGGCATTGCCCGGGAGGAAACGCGGGAGAGCGCGGTGCAGGCCGAGAAAGAGATCGCGGCTGCCGGCGGGAAATATTATCTGCTCCAGCGGGTATTCGAGCCCACCGTCTTTACCGCCCTCACCGACAACTGGGTGAGCCTCACCCTCCGCTATGTCACCGCCGTGGGGGAGCGCCGGGCCGTCAGGGACCTGATCAGCCGCCGGATCCTGGCCGGGATCGCCTCCTCGGAGACGATTGAGGTGGGGTCCTCCACGATGACCCTCTCAGGCAGCCTCTCGGTTGAGAACGACCGGCGGTGA
- a CDS encoding asparagine synthase C-terminal domain-containing protein, producing MTEMQQPHGKGTPDLALSGWVEYGGRRLSGDEILSLLREDPCAALHFGGEFSFTCGEWQGRDHFGIAPGDGPAGTLTRNGAFIGRIDPGYPAGDLEAAIIEAVALRAVDGAAVALSGGVDSALVAAVARLPCVVVGLEGSHDLVRALALAEALGLSCEAVTVTEREVEAALREVVGVLGDPNPVDASIATTESFVARWAGERGYRRILAGQGADELFGGYARYLESPDLAASLAAGVDDIPRQVARDSAVASLYGTAFSLPYLDLRVVAAARAIPPAEKVCGGVRKLPLRKVAERHLPLEFARGEKKAMQYGSGIWKAIGHLSRANGYKKSVQGYLTDMGRDMHGH from the coding sequence ATGACGGAGATGCAGCAGCCGCACGGGAAAGGCACGCCCGACCTCGCCCTGAGCGGGTGGGTCGAATACGGTGGGCGGCGCCTCTCAGGCGACGAGATTTTGTCCCTTCTCCGGGAGGATCCCTGCGCCGCCCTGCACTTCGGCGGCGAGTTCTCATTCACCTGCGGCGAGTGGCAGGGGCGCGACCACTTCGGGATCGCCCCTGGCGACGGACCGGCCGGGACGCTCACCCGCAACGGTGCGTTCATCGGGCGCATCGACCCCGGCTACCCGGCCGGCGACCTGGAGGCGGCGATCATCGAGGCGGTGGCGCTCAGGGCGGTGGACGGCGCCGCCGTCGCCCTCTCCGGTGGGGTGGACTCGGCCCTTGTCGCCGCCGTCGCCCGCCTCCCCTGTGTCGTCGTCGGCCTGGAGGGATCGCACGATCTGGTGCGCGCCCTCGCCCTCGCCGAAGCGCTGGGCCTTTCCTGCGAGGCGGTGACCGTCACCGAACGGGAGGTTGAGGCGGCGCTGCGGGAGGTGGTCGGCGTCCTGGGAGACCCGAACCCGGTCGACGCCTCCATCGCAACGACCGAATCATTTGTCGCCCGCTGGGCCGGGGAGCGCGGCTACCGCCGGATCCTGGCCGGACAGGGGGCGGACGAACTCTTCGGCGGCTACGCGCGCTACCTGGAGAGCCCTGACCTTGCGGCCTCGCTTGCGGCGGGCGTCGACGATATCCCGCGGCAGGTCGCCCGCGACAGCGCCGTTGCCTCTCTCTATGGTACCGCGTTCTCCCTCCCGTACCTGGATCTGCGCGTCGTGGCGGCGGCCCGCGCCATCCCTCCTGCTGAGAAGGTGTGCGGCGGGGTCAGGAAATTGCCCCTCAGAAAGGTCGCAGAACGGCATCTGCCCCTCGAATTCGCCCGCGGAGAGAAGAAGGCGATGCAGTACGGCAGCGGGATCTGGAAGGCGATCGGGCACCTGTCTCGTGCGAATGGTTATAAAAAGTCGGTACAAGGGTACTTAACTGACATGGGTAGGGACATGCATGGTCACTGA
- the mobA gene encoding molybdenum cofactor guanylyltransferase, whose amino-acid sequence MRSGIVLVGGEARRAGGMEKYFFEICGRTFIDRLLETLRGAVDEIIIVARDEEQCRRFDPYPYVRCIPDMRRGIGPIGGLHAGCLAAQGEAVFVVACDMPCINGQVIEALFERLDDRDAVIPCWDGDMYEPLHAVYRRAALIEYLQEHESLSLRAMIRNLDARFVSVETFRTFDPDLLTFTNINHVGDLERVREALEGGCGGKKEEKSL is encoded by the coding sequence ATGCGCTCGGGTATCGTGCTGGTGGGAGGGGAGGCGCGCCGTGCAGGCGGAATGGAGAAATATTTCTTCGAGATCTGCGGCCGTACCTTTATCGACCGCCTCCTCGAGACGCTGCGCGGTGCCGTCGACGAGATCATCATCGTCGCCAGAGACGAGGAGCAGTGCCGCCGGTTCGACCCCTACCCGTATGTCCGCTGCATCCCTGACATGCGGCGGGGGATAGGGCCGATCGGCGGCCTTCACGCCGGTTGTCTTGCCGCACAGGGTGAGGCCGTCTTCGTCGTCGCCTGCGATATGCCCTGCATCAACGGACAGGTGATCGAGGCGCTCTTCGAGAGGCTGGACGACCGGGACGCTGTCATCCCATGCTGGGACGGTGATATGTACGAGCCCCTCCACGCCGTCTACCGCCGCGCCGCCCTGATCGAATACCTGCAGGAGCACGAGTCCCTCTCCCTGCGGGCGATGATCAGGAACCTCGATGCCCGCTTTGTCTCAGTCGAGACCTTCAGGACCTTCGACCCGGATCTTCTCACCTTCACGAACATCAACCATGTCGGCGACCTCGAGCGGGTCAGGGAGGCACTGGAAGGGGGTTGTGGGGGAAAGAAGGAAGAAAAATCGCTTTGA
- the gatA gene encoding Asp-tRNA(Asn)/Glu-tRNA(Gln) amidotransferase subunit GatA, whose product MGLITFDAEDRWNAFITLCREADHGDGPLAGVPVAVKDNISTAGVQTTCGSRILQGYIPPYDAHVVELLRAAGAAVVGKTNMDEFGMGTTTESSAFGPTTNPVDPSRVPGGSSGGSAAAVAAGMVPMALGTDTGGSIRCPAAFCGIVGLKPTYGRVSRYGLIAYANSLEGIGPMARNVTDVSSLFSAIAGPDARDATSIDRPYAHTPSSDGIAGLRIGVPAEFFGAGVDPAVAEKVRSAIDSLADLGAEIVECSMPSMAFALAAYYVTCTSEASSNLARFDGIRYGPDIESKRSWHDAYQEHRREHFGKEVRRRIMLGTFALSAGYYGKYYAKAQAARKNVGEDFARLFADVDVVAGPTMPTTAFALGEKTADPLSMYLADILTVPANLAGVPAISVPCGSVDGLPVGLQLIGRHCEEERIIDTAYAYEEVRR is encoded by the coding sequence ATGGGTTTGATCACCTTTGATGCGGAAGACCGCTGGAACGCCTTCATCACCCTCTGCCGCGAGGCCGATCACGGCGACGGCCCTCTGGCCGGCGTCCCGGTGGCGGTCAAGGACAATATCTCGACGGCCGGCGTCCAGACCACCTGCGGGTCGCGGATCCTGCAGGGCTATATCCCTCCGTATGACGCCCACGTCGTCGAACTGCTCAGGGCCGCCGGCGCCGCCGTCGTCGGCAAGACGAACATGGACGAGTTCGGCATGGGCACCACCACCGAATCAAGCGCATTCGGGCCGACCACCAACCCGGTCGACCCATCGCGCGTCCCCGGCGGCTCTTCGGGCGGGAGCGCCGCAGCCGTCGCTGCCGGCATGGTGCCTATGGCCCTCGGCACCGACACCGGCGGCTCGATCCGCTGCCCGGCGGCGTTCTGCGGGATCGTCGGGCTCAAGCCCACCTACGGGCGGGTCTCCCGGTACGGTCTCATCGCCTATGCGAACTCCCTGGAGGGCATCGGCCCGATGGCCCGGAACGTGACTGACGTCTCCAGCCTCTTCTCGGCGATCGCCGGCCCGGACGCCCGCGACGCCACCTCCATCGACCGCCCGTACGCCCACACGCCCTCGTCCGATGGAATCGCGGGGCTCCGTATCGGCGTCCCGGCCGAGTTCTTCGGCGCCGGCGTCGACCCGGCCGTCGCAGAGAAGGTCAGGTCGGCGATCGACTCTCTCGCCGACCTCGGCGCCGAGATCGTGGAGTGCTCGATGCCGAGCATGGCCTTCGCTCTTGCCGCCTACTATGTCACCTGCACCTCAGAGGCCTCCTCGAACCTCGCCCGGTTCGACGGCATCCGCTACGGCCCCGACATCGAGTCGAAGCGCTCGTGGCACGATGCCTACCAGGAGCACCGTCGGGAGCACTTCGGCAAAGAGGTGCGGCGCAGGATCATGCTCGGCACCTTCGCTCTCTCGGCCGGCTACTACGGGAAGTACTATGCAAAGGCGCAGGCGGCCCGCAAGAATGTCGGTGAGGACTTCGCCCGCCTGTTTGCGGACGTCGACGTCGTCGCCGGCCCGACCATGCCCACAACGGCCTTCGCCCTCGGCGAGAAGACCGCCGACCCGCTCTCGATGTACCTCGCCGACATCCTCACCGTTCCGGCCAACCTCGCCGGCGTCCCGGCGATCTCGGTGCCCTGCGGCAGCGTGGACGGTCTGCCCGTCGGGCTGCAGCTCATCGGCAGGCACTGCGAGGAGGAGCGGATCATCGATACCGCCTATGCCTACGAGGAGGTGCGGCGATGA